The proteins below are encoded in one region of Bacteroidota bacterium:
- a CDS encoding YCF48-related protein, giving the protein MVKTTDGGNTWQPLFKKTRSIIGMSFISANIGYIVIDLHEGNVVETTQTGAELLKTTDGGNTGTSINNKIYEDFNIVPFQCYFADEQHGFMCGSYLKSKIISTSDGGKTWKEEYTGTSSNYFLNKIIFTSSKIGYAIGNNGLLIKRIVY; this is encoded by the coding sequence GATGGTGGCAATACATGGCAGCCATTATTTAAGAAAACCAGGAGTATAATTGGTATGTCTTTTATTTCGGCCAATATCGGGTATATTGTTATAGATCTTCACGAAGGGAATGTAGTTGAAACCACCCAAACAGGGGCAGAATTATTAAAAACAACAGACGGTGGTAATACCGGGACAAGTATTAACAATAAAATCTACGAAGATTTCAATATTGTTCCATTTCAATGTTATTTTGCCGATGAACAACACGGCTTTATGTGCGGATCATATCTGAAAAGTAAAATAATCTCCACATCTGATGGTGGGAAAACTTGGAAAGAGGAATATACCGGCACTTCCTCCAATTATTTTTTAAACAAAATAATATTTACCTCTTCAAAAATTGGTTATGCAATTGGGAACAATGGTTTACTTATAAAACGTATAGTCTATTAA